GTCTGATTTAGATAATTAAATCTTAGAGAATATGagattatgtatttttaacttgtctcaagtgaattaatgaatatttgaTTCCCTACCACATTCAGTCACATATTATCTCAACATATTTAACTCACTGTTGACGACACACATGTAGCTAATCAGTATTCATCAgaggataaaaaggaatgataatcTTTCTAGTTGTGTTCAATGGGAATGAGTTTTAAATTCCTTCTTTATTCCAGATCCCTTTAAGATGCACCATGATGACAGCCTGGAAGATTTGCTCTTTCTCCCCAGTGGAACAACCAGTGCTTCAGCATCTGCAGAACAAAATGATCCCCTGAAAGACAGTTATGGTATGACTTCTCCAGCTGGATTTATTTCTTAACTCCATCAATTAATTTGGCTTTTCACCCATCACCTTTGAAGTGAATCACTAGGCAAAGTCATGTTTAGGGGCTCTGGCTCTGACAAGGCTCCTTCTAGATTAGTCACAGAGAATTCATAGTTGGGCTGCTCAGGttcagctcacctcctctcatgggaTCTTGAATCCTATATCCTAGGGCCAGGTTCTGTCTCCACATTTTTATTAGTTCATGGCCTTCTGCAAGTTATGTCCTCCCTAAACTTTGGTTTCTTTATAAAATGGGGCCACCACTTGTTCTTACCTTAAAGATGTGgtgttgatgaaataaaatttatgtaaaagtACTTCGCATAGTTTCTGGTACATGGTAAACTAAACGTTAAACAGATCTTAGTTATCAATTAGTAGTTTCCTCATTCCTGGTTTTGTATAACTTAACATGAATGTGGCCAAGGTACTGTAGGGCAGGCAAAACTTTACTTCTACCCATCTTTGGTGTTCAGTTGAGACTCTATAGACaggttaataagaaaaaaacaaatagtttATTAACGCATGCAACATACATCACATGGGAGGAAAGTAACTCAAAGGTGTAGCTTAGAAATtcagtttgggacttccctggtggcacagtggttgagaatccacctgccaatgcagggcacatgggttcaagccctggtctgggaagaccccacatgctgcagagcagctaagcccttgcaccacaatcactgaccctgcgctctagagcctgtgagccacaactactgagcccgcgtggcagaactaccgaagcccatgtgcctagagctcatgcttcGCAAGGAAAACcggcgcacctcaacaaagagtagcccctgctcgctgcaactagagaaagtccgcgtgcagcaacgaagacccaacacagtcaaaaatatataaacaaaaaagcaaaataaataaatttattttaaaaaagaaagaaattcagtttGTGTAGCATCCTCAACAAAGAATATTAAATTTGTAGAGAAATGACAGGATAAAGGAAAGCAGTTTTACACTTCCAAGAGTCATACTTCGGGAAGGTAAGTATATGAGAGGGAACtaatggagtcaggtttgtttgCATATTCTTTTGGTGCCCTCTCTGGCCTGATAAGTGTCTCTTGCCagtgaaaggaaaatttatatcCTGCCTTCAGGCAGAAAGGGAGGAGCTTTTTCTCAATTTGTTGTTTgcttaattgccttcagctcaaaatttTTATGTCAAAGGGGCATATTTTGGGGTAACATGTTCTGGTTTCCTTCAGTACCCATCATCAGTAAGTCCCACTTCAAATAATgcttataattttgtatttgtaaagATCCTGGCTAGTAGTTGTATGTTTCACTTATGCTCTTCTTTGGCCTGATGATCTCTTGCAAGAAGGATGTTAAATGAGTTGACTTTGATGCAATCCATCTAGTCTCCTGATTTGATTTTGGCTTTGACTCCTGTTTTTTCAGCTCACTACCTAGGCAGTCACTTAGTTGCATTGACTTCTTTCTTTACAgcatctttcttctcttcctttctgctcCCTCTGCTTTACGCCATGCAAGCCCCTATCACTTCATGCCTAGACCACCTCAGTGGTCGCCTGTCAGACTTCCTGCTCTCctttaaaattaattctgaatATACCTGATCATCTGACTCCCTGTTCTGTATTCATGTCTCATTTTTATGATTAAGACCTTAAGACAgctcccccacacacactttttttctctaaattctctGGTTTTCTGGATTTTTTCTTCTACTGTTTGTTCTAATCCCATTTTCCCTCTCTGGTATACAAGATCTGTTTGAATCAGACTAATCTCATAGTCCCAGAAACATTCTTGTCCTGTTGGCATCCTCGTTCTTTTCTTTGCTCAGTGAGCTCTCCATCCTTGAAATTGACTActctcccctctcttcctgcTCTTGCTTCTCCTCTGAAGCCTTCTGTGACTGTGCTGGTCTCATGGTTCTTTTGAAATTCTTATAGCATTTAGTCCATACTACACAGTTTACTTTATTTGATATATGTCTATCTTGCCTCTCTAGCTAAATTGTAATAATCTTGATGGCAAGGACCAGGCGATACTAAATCCCATGTGATATTAGGTCTGGCAGAGGACAGCATAATAATAATGCTTTTACATCTGTCTAGTTCTTAataatttacaaagcattttcacaaaAGTGTCTTCTAATGTTGGAAAGGGTTGTATGTTAATCtcactgtacagatgaggaattgATTCACTGTCCCTTACTGTATGTTGCGTTCTGTTGGTTGTGATGTAGGAGCAAGAGCTCGTCCtttgctattttttatttatttatttttttaatatctttattggagtataattgctttacaatggtgtgttagtttctgctttataacaaagtgaatcagctatacaaatacatatatccccatatctcctccctcttgcgtctccctcccaccctccctattctttGGTGTTTTTGAATCTTTGTAAAACATTGTAGAAGGTGGCCAGTCAGTGTCAATCAGCAGGGCAGCAGCCTAACAATTAGCCAAAACCTGGAGAATGTCAGCggtttttactttaaaactttcttgCTTTGTTTCTTGTTGGTCCTTTTGGCCTATGTCTTTATGGCAATATATAAAGCTGGTTTTAAATATCAAAtgtcttttttccccagtgttGACTGAGTctgaaaaatgtatttgtgtTTCAATATTAGGTGTGTTTCCCTGTGACACATTTGCTCCTGCAGCTGTTGTTCCTCAGGGGTGGCCTGTGGAAGCTCCAAACCCTCCACATTCAGAATCCTTCATTTCCCCTGAGGCCATTACACAGCCTCTGCAGCCTACAGCAGGTACATTGTTAGGATCCCTGTTTATCACTTAATAGTTACAGTATCAATAATCAATATAAAGCATCAAACATTTTTGAGCCTTGTGCAGCAGTATAGTTAGGTAAAATTTTCACAACTGTCacagatgtttttaaatttaaattactgatttcaAAGCTGGAGGAATTAAGTTGTAGTTGAAATACAACACTTAGGGCCAGTGGGCAAAGACAATCCCTCTGTAATTCAGGGCAGATTTAGAACTCTGGGGGGTTTTCTTGATGTCCCACAGGTTCCCTTTCTGACACTAATTGTGTACCTGTGTTGATTTTTTTGGAcctgtgtttttttctctcctttgccttTCCTCCTCCACTCTTTGTTCTGCCAGTATTCTATTCTTCTAAGTATTAGGACTGTCGAAGAGTAGGCACAAATGCATTAAGTGGACAGCTTTTTAGTTATGTTTAGGATGTTATGGTCACAAAAGCTAGATACTCTTGTGCCCTAAGAAAGTAAATTTTGAATGAAGAGCTATGAGCAGACAATGATGGATCCTAAATGTCCAATTTATTTCCCTTAGAGCCTGCTAAGGAGGTAGAAATGGCATCAGCAGAAGAGAGAGCACCAACAAAAGCAATGGAAATGGTGATGGGACTGAAGGCTGCTAACATGGCACCATCTCGAGAATCAGAGATGGTCCTGGCCAAGGATGTGGCGCCAGCCACAGAAACAGAGGTGGCCTTGGCTAAAGACACGGAACCACCTACCGAACCAGATGTGGCCCTGGCCAAGGACATGGAATCATCCATCGAACCAGATATGGCCTTAGTCAAGGACGTGGTACTACCCCTAGAAACAGAGGCAACCCCAGTTAAGGACAATGTATTGCCCACAGAAACAGATGTGTCTTTGGCCAAGGACATGGTACTGCCCACAGAAACAAAGGTAACCCCAGCCAAGGACATACTACTATTCAAAGAAGCAGAGAGGACACCACCTATAAAAATGGATTTGGCCCCAGCTGAGGGTATGGTACCACCTACAGACCGAGAGGCGGCCCCACCCAAGGGTGTAGCATCACTTTCAGAAATAGAGGTGCCACTGGATGAGGACGTTGTGTCATCCACAGAAATATCCTCAGCCAAGGAGGTAGCCTTGTCCTCAGAAACAGAGGTGGCCCTGACTGGGGATACGGTACTACCCCCAGAAACAGAGGTGGCCCTAGTCAAGGACATGGCTGCACCTCCAGAAACAGAAGTCACCCCAGTCAAGGACATGACTCCACCCCCAGAAGTAGAGATGGCCCTCAGCAAGGACGTGGCTCCACCTCAAGAAACAGAGGTGGTCCTGGGCAAGGACGTGGTTTCATCTCCAGAAACAGAGATGGCCCTGGGCAAGAATGTGGCTCTACCCCTACAAACGGAGGTGACCCTGGCCAACAGTGTGGTTCCAGCCAAGGATGTTGCAGCATCCTCAGAAGCAGAGGTGGCACCAGTTCCTGTTAAGGACATGGAAACTGCACGGACACAGGAAGAAACAAGTGAGGATTCCCAGTTAGAATCTCTCCAGGATGAAGGACAGTCAGCTGTACCTCCTCTCATGATATCAGCAGGTATGGGCTTATGCTTACTTGCAGTATTTGTGTACAAGGGTGTAGCCTCCAGAAGGGTAAGGGACAAACGTCATGCcaggtaaaataaagacagtcACACTGTACTTCGCAAGTCTAAACACATTCCTGCTCCCCTGAACAGTTCTTTCTCACCTTTGCCCTCCTCCAACCGCCAACACCTTCTCCATGCTTGTTCTCTGCTCATCTTCCTGTTTTTCTTATAGATGATTGAAGCAATAAAAGAGAACATTCACAAACTTCCACTCACTCGTCTACCTAACTACTTGTATCTTTATCCATAGACTCTGCCTTCCCTGCTGTTGCCATCAGCAAACAGTCCCTGCTTCTAGTCATGAGGGGCAGCATCTTTGTCTTGCACTAGATCCTGTCTTCTCTTGTCTACTTACACACATTGCCCTGGCCATTCTCTTTTCTTGCCTCGCACCATGTTTTTCCCCCTTTACATTGGATCATTCCCACCACTGtaaaaacatttgttatttttcccttctttttaaaaaaaaacccaaccctcccaactccccctttcctcccccttCCAACTGCCACTCCATTTCTCTCCTGCCCTAATAGGAGCGTCCCTCATTCCTCAAAAACTGTGTCCATTTCCAATTTCTGGAAGGTGGAGAAGTAGCTGAAATGGTGCTTCTCTGAAACCTGTGTGGTTTTTACTTTTACCTTTAGAAGCAGTCACAGCCATGGGCCAAAAGCACAACTTGCCAACAGATGAGGATTCTGTGTCAGAGGAACTAGAGCAAAAGAAACCGTTCAGTAGTCAACCTTCTGAACTTCCTTCAGAGACCTCAGGTATGTCAGGAAAACAAAGTGGCCTGTTTGAAAACGCTTAAACTGGGAAAGATGGGGAGATGGTGGAAGACATTGTTCCTGGTTATAAGGTGGTGATCAGCAGGACCGTTTACGAAGTCAGCTCTCTTTCTTAAACAGATTTCAGTGAGCTTTACACATTTTTGATGGTAAACCAGAAGCACGTGCACATGATTATCAACTTAGTGATTCTCTGCCTCCTTTTCTGTGATTGTGGTGAGATCGTGAACTTCAGGGCAGGGACCAAGATTTGCTACACTTGGAATCTCTACTGCTTTGAACACTGTCTGGCACCAAGTGGGAGCTAAAtaaatgtatgatttttaaaaatgttgttttagTGACTCAACATATCATTAAAGATTTCTCAAGTCCTTATTGTGTATACACCATGCTAAGGCACACAGATACTTAGGCCTGGGTCCTGGTCCTTTTCTAGCCTGGATGGTGAGAGAAGTTCCCAGGCGTGAACTCTGAAACCAAAGATTTATATAATAATTGAATTAAATAGTATTAGAGATGGCACCAAATAGCTGCTGATTAATTGCCAAGTTAAATGTTATAAATGCTGTGGGTTGCTAAAGCCTAGCaatttttcaggaaaaacaatAATTGGCCTGAGGTATTAAGTAAAGGGTAGGATTTGGAGGACATTGGAGGGATAAAGATAAGGACAAAAGTtactatttgaatattttaatattctgtgaGGTCATTTATTGCACCAAACTTGCCAAGAGTTGTCCTAGACCTGCTCTCACCGGGTCTCTTTCCAGGATCTTGGATCCATACTGCATTCATTGACTTAGAGGCAGGAGGTTGGACTAAGTGACTTCCTGAAACTTTTCCAAGGGTGCTCATCCTAATTGTTTTAATTCATTATCCTATACTTGGCATTATGTATATATCTCTGTCTTTTGGGAAGTACCTTTAGCGACAGAACATTGAAATCTAGCACATTTGTGTTTCAAAGTAGGAGGCTCTTGTTCTGAAATAATGTGACTTTTTCTCTGGACAAAATACTAAttcagtatcttttctttttctctttcttttttttttttaaaagtagtataATTCTGTCCTTCTGGTCTGTTTAACAAGTAATTGGTATAATACTGATAAGTAATTAGTATAATATTGGTGACAGACTCTTAGAATTGTAAAATCATACATATTTCATTCAATCAGTTAATCAATGTCACCAAAAAGAGGAGCTTACCATCTTGTTACTATCCTGGGAATTATGtacctattaaaaataataacaaatataaataagtatCAGAGGAGATTTATAGGCAGTAGGTGCTTATTATACAGATTAGAAGATCGctgtttgaatttcttttatcaagttttgaatattttgtaaatacattttgtaaaaaaaagtcTTTACCCAAGATGATGATCTTtgatttttgttaaatatttactaatCCCAGTTAAGAGTGAgaaatgttttggaaaaaaactTTTCCTAAATGAATCAGTATGTGGGTTGGTGAAAGTAGACTACTTAAATGAGTCACTAAATGgacattttcttaaagaaacaatAACAAGGGGTTTTCTGTTTGGAATTTTGGCCAACTTCATGTATTGCAGGTACCCTTCCCACACAAGCCAAAAAAGCGTGCAGACCCAGTGATCGCAGGTCCGCCCGGCCCGCCCGGCCCAGGCTTGCCAGGGTCCCTCCTGAGCTGCTGGGAGGCTCTTCTCCACGGAAGACTCTTGATCCTGGGCTGGGCCCCTGCCCTTTGTCTGAGTTGGGTTGGGTTTCTGGTTCGTCTTCCTGTGGTGAGTCTGGGAACCAGAGGAAAACTATTCATGGTGACTTCCTTGAACCCCAGAGGGATCTTGGCAGGGAGTCCTGGGATATAGAAAGAACACCGatgatgatgaagaaaaaaaagaagaaaccaaagcaAAAGAGATACTCTCAGCCCCGGGCTGGGGGACCTTGGGATGATGACAATGCAGATGAGCCTAAAGGTCATCCCTCTGCCACTGACCCACAAAAGTCAGGTGTTCCCCCCAGCCAGCCTACCACTGTGGGCACAGAACATGGGCTGGTATCCAGAGAAAACTTGAAAAAGGGATGTGAAATTGATTCCAGGGCAGCCAAACTGGTAGCTGAGAACTTTGCCTCCGAGGGTCTCAGCATTCCTTTGTGTCCTTTGGAAGAACCCCCGAAAACTGCAGTAAATTCTCAGCCCAAACTGAGAGTAGAGGCAGAGGTGAGAGGTAACAAGTCAGCACCACAGAGCCAAGACAAGAAATTGCTGCAGCAAGATGAGTGCAAACCACAGCCTGCACCCTACCTCGAGACTCCTGTGGATAAAAGCCAGACAGTAGGCTCCCTCAATCTGAAAGGACCCCTGACAGAAGTTTTTTCACACAAAGTAGAAATTCCTTTGGAGATCAGACCCAAAGAGGGTTGCTCTCCTGTCTTGGACCAAGGGGCTGAGGGTAGAGTTTCAAAACCCAAAGCAGCAAAAGAACTGCCTAATTCCATACCCACTTTGACAGCAGGTAATCCATTAGTAAGTAGTCTAAAAGAAGGGAGTGATGAAAGTAAAATGACTAAACTGCAGAATGACAAACAGAAAGAGTTTTCTGAGGGAGCTGAAGAGGTTAAAGAACTAAAAAAGGAAAGTATTCCCAAGGAAAGACAGGAGAACAGCATCTTTGCTTCTGAGCAGCCACAGGACATGGTGTTAGCTCAGGTTCCTGGACTAGGGAATGAACCATTTAAGAGAATGGCAGGTGATggcaaaagcaggaagggaaagggaagttCTGGGAAGATGAGAGCAAGTTCTGGGAAGGTGAGAGCAAGGTCTGAGCTGCTGTGGCTTGCGGACAGCCAGAAGGACAGCAAGGACACAATTGTTCTTGTGCCAAGTGAGCCGGCGcctaaaatggaaagaatggaTAAAAGcgaggagctggggctgggttCTTCAGAGCAACCAGGGACCGTGGCTGAGCTCACTGAGGCAGTGGTGATGCGGGACCCTAAGGAGATGACTGACCTGAGGGTGGCAGGCACCTTGCAGGCGTTGATTCCTTTGGGAAATGGGTCAGGCGTGATTCAGACTTCCGGTGCTAGAACAGAAAGAGGAGCTGTAGCCATAGGCATGCGTGTCGGCAACCAGAGCGAGGAGGAAAAATGTCCTTGGATGGATCATGAGGCAGCTCCCTGGATTTCTGAAAAGCCTACAAAAAGAGGCAgtgaagacaaaaacaaaaagtttaaaaatagttattcCACACAGCCTGCTAgaatggagaggaaggaagaaatccTCAACCCACCTTTTGTAGGGAAGCGTGGGGATATTGGTAGTACTCCCCATCAAAACAGAGAATTAGAACTTACTTTCCCCATAGATCATGACCCTTTGTTCTCACGTATATCAGATACACCCACAGTGGAAGGAGTTGACCAAAAGGGTAGAAATGTTGAGGTTAATTTTTCTAAGCTTGGGGCTCTTGGCAGGAACAAAACAAGCACAGGCAAGGATTTTGCTGTTACTGAACCAGCTACCAAGGTGACAGATGTGAGCTGCCAAGACCAAATCCAGGGG
This genomic interval from Lagenorhynchus albirostris chromosome 10, mLagAlb1.1, whole genome shotgun sequence contains the following:
- the MAP4 gene encoding microtubule-associated protein 4 isoform X9 — translated: MADLSLADALTEPPPEIEEEIKRDFIATLEAEAFDDVVGETVGKTDYIPLLDVDEKTGNSESKKKPCSDTSQAEGTSSSQATVLANGDHGIEGNDATGSPTEFLEEKMAYQGYQNSQNWPENTNFCFEPEQVVNPIQTDPFKMHHDDSLEDLLFLPSGTTSASASAEQNDPLKDSYGVFPCDTFAPAAVVPQGWPVEAPNPPHSESFISPEAITQPLQPTAEPAKEVEMASAEERAPTKAMEMVMGLKAANMAPSRESEMVLAKDVAPATETEVALAKDTEPPTEPDVALAKDMESSIEPDMALVKDVVLPLETEATPVKDNVLPTETDVSLAKDMVLPTETKVTPAKDILLFKEAERTPPIKMDLAPAEGMVPPTDREAAPPKGVASLSEIEVPLDEDVVSSTEISSAKEVALSSETEVALTGDTVLPPETEVALVKDMAAPPETEVTPVKDMTPPPEVEMALSKDVAPPQETEVVLGKDVVSSPETEMALGKNVALPLQTEVTLANSVVPAKDVAASSEAEVAPVPVKDMETARTQEETSEDSQLESLQDEGQSAVPPLMISAEAVTAMGQKHNLPTDEDSVSEELEQKKPFSSQPSELPSETSGTLPTQAKKACRPSDRRSARPARPRLARVPPELLGGSSPRKTLDPGLGPCPLSELGWVSGSSSCGESGNQRKTIHGDFLEPQRDLGRESWDIERTPMMMKKKKKKPKQKRYSQPRAGGPWDDDNADEPKGHPSATDPQKSGVPPSQPTTVGTEHGLVSRENLKKGCEIDSRAAKLVAENFASEGLSIPLCPLEEPPKTAVNSQPKLRVEAEVRGNKSAPQSQDKKLLQQDECKPQPAPYLETPVDKSQTVGSLNLKGPLTEVFSHKVEIPLEIRPKEGCSPVLDQGAEGRVSKPKAAKELPNSIPTLTAGNPLVSSLKEGSDESKMTKLQNDKQKEFSEGAEEVKELKKESIPKERQENSIFASEQPQDMVLAQVPGLGNEPFKRMAGDGKSRKGKGSSGKMRASSGKVRARSELLWLADSQKDSKDTIVLVPSEPAPKMERMDKSEELGLGSSEQPGTVAELTEAVVMRDPKEMTDLRVAGTLQALIPLGNGSGVIQTSGARTERGAVAIGMRVGNQSEEEKCPWMDHEAAPWISEKPTKRGSEDKNKKFKNSYSTQPARMERKEEILNPPFVGKRGDIGSTPHQNRELELTFPIDHDPLFSRISDTPTVEGVDQKGRNVEVNFSKLGALGRNKTSTGKDFAVTEPATKVTDVSCQDQIQGAGFVPSVLSEENKTDVAKRHTAVADKPNKRSNDGKSKKVKNSFPEKHILENKIDATKIHVPMETIGDHRIEGMGYVDENRNITFTCPRTPPGLMNKTVPLEAQESAACEKLPPSTFQVVKESDSFPDTLAESRQETAPAQISKLLEVDNCSKVGVPVEERPKAPCAVMPSTSTGGVALTLTAAIETVNNHGVSCLQNKGELAGPMKNEAGIDGGHVIGESESVPSGASKHSVEKTTEPAGGHLLSGVLIEEQSLAGGVRVLEACADSSNFPTCPVNKQKESEEGSAPVPILDLMGDKAQKPSFCEDQRAENRDSQGPDSLNKEVDTTLLPPESEKDKLEEISLDSESREMACVSLAPPELQSGVLDGKVEVTPSRVVDELVVTASKALQLPEPKDKILEAPEKMTEKSEPKALGQGKKEDKSRAAEPMKGYMRPTKSRGLTPLLPKSTVQERERSKQLKSSGIAKLEEGRLTGSVTGNDITTPPNKELPPSPEKKTKPLATTQPAKTSTSKAKTQPTSLPKQPAPTTFGGSNKKPMSLASGSAPAAPPKRPAAATARPSTLPSKDGKPKQPVAEAKIPEKRASPSKPASPSKLVSALAGRPGSKSTQTVPKATAAATLASAGPSSRSPSTPLPKRPAAVKTEGKPADIKKMATKSAPADVSRPKNTSTSSVKKSAAVPGAAPPAGVTPSRVKPTATPPRPSGTPSVDKKPTAAKPSSSAPRLGRVATNASAPDLKNVRSKVGSTENIKHQPGGGRVQIQNKKVDISKVSSKCGSKANIKHKPGGGDVKIESQKLNFKEKAQAKVGSLDNVGHLPAGGAVKTEGGGSEAPPCPGPPAGEELAIPEAAPEAGAPTSASGLSGHTTLAGGGDQREAQTLDSQIQETSI
- the MAP4 gene encoding microtubule-associated protein 4 isoform X7; protein product: MADLSLADALTEPPPEIEEEIKRDFIATLEAEAFDDVVGETVGKTDYIPLLDVDEKTGNSESKKKPCSDTSQAEGTSSSQATVLANGDHGIEGNDATGSPTEFLEEKMAYQGYQNSQNWPENTNFCFEPEQVVNPIQTDPFKMHHDDSLEDLLFLPSGTTSASASAEQNDPLKDSYGVFPCDTFAPAAVVPQGWPVEAPNPPHSESFISPEAITQPLQPTAEPAKEVEMASAEERAPTKAMEMVMGLKAANMAPSRESEMVLAKDVAPATETEVALAKDTEPPTEPDVALAKDMESSIEPDMALVKDVVLPLETEATPVKDNVLPTETDVSLAKDMVLPTETKVTPAKDILLFKEAERTPPIKMDLAPAEGMVPPTDREAAPPKGVASLSEIEVPLDEDVVSSTEISSAKEVALSSETEVALTGDTVLPPETEVALVKDMAAPPETEVTPVKDMTPPPEVEMALSKDVAPPQETEVVLGKDVVSSPETEMALGKNVALPLQTEVTLANSVVPAKDVAASSEAEVAPVPVKDMETARTQEETSEDSQLESLQDEGQSAVPPLMISAEAVTAMGQKHNLPTDEDSVSEELEQKKPFSSQPSELPSETSGTLPTQAKKACRPSDRRSARPARPRLARVPPELLGGSSPRKTLDPGLGPCPLSELGWVSGSSSCGESGNQRKTIHGDFLEPQRDLGRESWDIERTPMMMKKKKKKPKQKRYSQPRAGGPWDDDNADEPKGHPSATDPQKSGVPPSQPTTVGTEHGLVSRENLKKGCEIDSRAAKLVAENFASEGLSIPLCPLEEPPKTAVNSQPKLRVEAEVRGNKSAPQSQDKKLLQQDECKPQPAPYLETPVDKSQTVGSLNLKGPLTEVFSHKVEIPLEIRPKEGCSPVLDQGAEGRVSKPKAAKELPNSIPTLTAGNPLVSSLKEGSDESKMTKLQNDKQKEFSEGAEEVKELKKESIPKERQENSIFASEQPQDMVLAQVPGLGNEPFKRMAGDGKSRKGKGSSGKMRASSGKVRARSELLWLADSQKDSKDTIVLVPSEPAPKMERMDKSEELGLGSSEQPGTVAELTEAVVMRDPKEMTDLRVAGTLQALIPLGNGSGVIQTSGARTERGAVAIGMRVGNQSEEEKCPWMDHEAAPWISEKPTKRGSEDKNKKFKNSYSTQPARMERKEEILNPPFVGKRGDIGSTPHQNRELELTFPIDHDPLFSRISDTPTVEGVDQKGRNVEVNFSKLGALGRNKTSTGKDFAVTEPATKVTDVSCQDQIQGAGFVPSVLSEENKTDVAKRHTAVADKPNKRSNDGKSKKVKNSFPEKHILENKIDATKIHVPMETIGDHRIEGMGYVDENRNITFTCPRTPPGLMNKTVPLEAQESAACEKLPPSTFQVVKESDSFPDTLAESRQETAPAQISKLLEVDNCSKVGVPVEERPKAPCAVMPSTSTGGVALTLTAAIETVNNHGVSCLQNKGELAGPMKNEAGIDGGHVIGESESVPSGASKHSVEKTTEPAGGHLLSGVLIEEQSLAGGVRVLEACADSSNFPTCPVNKQKESEEGSAPVPILDLMGDKAQKPSFCEDQRAENRDSQGPDSLNKEVDTTLLPPESEKDKLEEISLDSESREMACVSLAPPELQSGVLDGKVEVTPSRVVDELVVTASKALQLPEPKDKILEAPEKMTEKSEPKALGQGKKEDKSRAAEPMKGYMRPTKSRGLTPLLPKSTVQERERSKQLKSSGIAKLEEGRLTGSVTGNDITTPPNKELPPSPEKKTKPLATTQPAKTSTSKAKTQPTSLPKQPAPTTFGGSNKKPMSLASGSAPAAPPKRPAAATARPSTLPSKDGKPKPVAEAKIPEKRASPSKPASPSKLVSALAGRPGSKSTQTVPKATAAATLASAGPSSRSPSTPLPKRPAAVKTEGKPADIKKMATKSAPADVSRPKNTSTSSVKKSAAVPGAAPPAGVTPSRVKPTATPPRPSGTPSVDKKPTAAKPSSSAPRLGRVATNASAPDLKNVRSKVGSTENIKHQPGGGRVQIVSKKVSYSHIQSKCGSKDNIKHVPGGGNVQIQNKKVDISKVSSKCGSKANIKHKPGGGDVKIESQKLNFKEKAQAKVGSLDNVGHLPAGGAVKTEGGGSEAPPCPGPPAGEELAIPEAAPEAGAPTSASGLSGHTTLAGGGDQREAQTLDSQIQETSI